tataaaaattaatatggtatattataatgaatatttagacctataaatgacctcaaataataaaatagtcaataataaagttgtagatctcatcgagctctacaatgttgatataaagtttgtcttcatctgattctatatgaaaaagttatgtatatatacgtgttttttatataatttgctCAATGTCTGCGgatatctgaaaaaaaaattctggatAGTTTCCGACTGTTTTTCGATTCCGACGGATAGTACCCTAACTGTATTCGTTTTCGATTCTGAATTTCTGGATAATTCCGAccgaaactatccgaatccaaaaaatggtccggacggacggaaactatccgaaccAGTTTCATCCCTGTACTCTAGCGGCACTATTCCGGTTGACTGTGGTGCAGCCGCAGCCTGGGCCAGCCAAACAGGCCTAGCTAACAACCTCCTCCGTCCAAAAAGATTTTAAAACAATGATTTTATTTCCGATCTGCTTATTGATAAGAAAAAATTACTTTTGTTATAAAATATACTTTATTTATGAGTTCAGGGAGGACTTACACCCTAAATTACACGGGCCATGCATGCCCGAGGCCCAAGACAAAAGACTCGCGGAGCACTTCGAAATTTCAGCATGTAAGATTTTATTGGACCAAAACTCTAATAAGGCAACCTtcgtttatgcttatacttatcagctaaaattttaattttttaaccttaaatttagaattgattgtggtattttttcatcgaagtttatttttcagcctttacttttagatcgctaaaaacacgtatataaaagttttattcacaaattatttttcgtttgtgaATATGCCGTTTCGCTTATTTCGCCAATAAGCTAAACGATGGGGCCCATTTCTGAGTTCGCCACTGTTTCTTACTACGGGTTAGTAATGCTATTGTCTCTTGAGTGGGACGCTAGCTGCAGTGATGCAGTTTATAGTATGGAGTATATAAATCATCTTACGTGCTGCCCATTGtttttctcatttatttgtcCTTCTAGAAACGTTATCTGAATATCTCTCCGACCTTGATTGACAAGAAATGAAATCCAGGACAAGTCAATGGGAACCTCCCAATCCTTGGACCAGTATGTTCATTAATCATTAGGGATTTGGTGACTAACGCGCCAAAGTTTGCTCTGCAAATGCCAAATTGACAACTCAGACACCGTGTTGAGGTCAGTAGGTTAGCACTGATTGTTCTCTACTCCTATGGCCAATTAATCATCAATCTCTCATTATCTCCTGTTTTCTTCTCAGGCTTTGCTAAAACGTGCTCTTCTTCCACACGTACGTATTACAGTACAGTATTTTGTACATGGCCAAcgacacgtatatatatattgtactttaaatataacttattcttttttatatttatactaatttttcaaataaaacaaatggtcaaatgtaCTCTAAgtcattttatatttttcctagtcaaacttctttaaatttaaCCAAGTGTATGGACAAATTTAACAACATTTgtaacaccaaattaatttattaaacataaaattgaatatattttgataatatgtttgtttcgTGTTCAAAATATTACCTTTTTTTCCTAGAAACATGATCAATATAAAGAAAattgattatgaaaaaaatttcaaaacgaCATATAATACGAAACCGACGGAGTAATAATAAACAGATAAATAAATCGATACAACTACTGCTGTACGTGTACGTATTAATCGTATACGTGTACGTCGGTGTCCTGTAAAAAATACTGTCGTCCGCACGGGAGAGCGAGCCCGGAAACGGCACGTGATCGCCAGCGAAGCCAAAACTGCTGGCATCACGGCTGATGTCACGGTCTCTTTCCGACATGGCATGTACGCGTCATCGTCGCCGCGCGTTCACACCAAGCTATAGCCACCCGGAGGTCAAACCGGCCATGGCCCATGGCCGCGCGGCGTCGAACGTATAAAATCACAGCCTCCGGCAGCCACCAAGTCCATCGATCGATATCTCACCACACAAACAGCAACGACGAACTAAGCCATAGCTCCGGTAGCTCTTCGATCTCTCTCAAGGTCTCACCAACCAGCCGATCGAAGCAGAAGCAGAGCTACAGTATAGGCGTACGTACTCCGGCGACTGGTTCAGGTGATCTCGCGGCGTACGTCTAGTAGCCATGGGTAATCTGGGgtggatggtggcggcggcggtggcggcggtggtggcgtcgtGGGCGTTCGACGCGGTGGTGAAGCTGGTGTGGAGGCCCCGCGCCATCACCAGGCGGCTGCGGGCGCAGGGCGTCGGCGGGCCGGGATACCGGTTCTTCTCCGGCAACCTCGGCGAGATCAGGCGTCTCCGCGACGAGGGCGCCGGCGTCGTGCTCGACGTCTCCTCCCATGACTTCGTCCCCATCGTGCAGCCGCACTTCCGCAAATGGATCCCCCTCTATGGTACGCTCTCCGTGACTTCACCGATAAGGAGTTTTCTTTTGATTCTTACAAAATCAGATGTTGTaagtatcatatatatatatatatatatcctagtGCTAGTTTATGATATATGTGTATTTTTCGTATTTATTTACGTGCTGCAGGGAAGACATTCATGTATTGGTTCGGAGCGCGGCCTACCATTTGCTTGGCAGACGTGAGCATGGTGAGGCAGGTGTTATCGGACCGGACGGGGATGTACCCTAAGAACGTGTCGAACCCATACTTCGCACGACTACTCGGCAAGGGGCTTGTGCTCACCGACGGCGATGAGTGGAAGCGCCACCGCAAAGTAGTCCACCCGGCATTTAACATGGACAAGCTCAAGATGATGACTGTGACTATGTCCGATTGTGCCCAATCTATGATTTCCGAGTGGGAATCCGAGTTGGGGACAAAGGGCGATATAGTGGAGATCGAGCTGAGCCGACGATTCGAGGAGCTTACCGCTGATGTGATCTCGCACACAGCATTCGGGAGCAGCTATAAGGAGGGGAAGCAAGTGTTCTTGGCACAAAGAGAGCTTCAatttcttgccttctccaccTTCCTTAGCATCCAAATCCCGGGGTCCAGCTACCTCCCGACCAAGAAGAACCTAAAGACATGGTCAGTGGACAAGAAGGTGAGAAGCATGCTCACGGACATCATCAAGAGCCGGCTCAACAACAAAGATGTCGCAGGATACGGGAACGACCTGCTCGGATTAATGCTGGAGGCATGTGCACCGGAGCACGGGGAGAGCCAGCCACAACTTAGTATGGACGAGATCATCGCCGAGTGCAAGACATTCTTCTTTGCAGGGCACGACACCACCTCACACCTTCTCACATGGACCATGTTCCTATTGAGCACACATCCGGAGTGGCAGGAGAAGCTCAGGGAGGAGGTGGCAACGGAGTGTGACGGCAAGGTGCCCACCGGTGACATGCTCAACAAGCTGAAGCTAGTCAACATGTTCCTCCTCGAGACCCTGAGGTTGTATGGCCCTGTTGCATTCATACAGAGGAGGGTCAACGCCGAGCTAGAACTCGGCGGCATCACGGTCCCTGAGGGCACTGTCCTATCGATTCCGATTGCAACAATCCACCGCGATAAGGAGGTGTGGGGCGAGGACGCCGACATATTCAAGCCGGAGAGGTTCAAGAATGGGGTGTCAAAGGCGGGAAAATATCCCAACGCGTTGCTCTCC
The window above is part of the Oryza sativa Japonica Group chromosome 7, ASM3414082v1 genome. Proteins encoded here:
- the LOC4344024 gene encoding cytochrome P450 709B2, with translation MGNLGWMVAAAVAAVVASWAFDAVVKLVWRPRAITRRLRAQGVGGPGYRFFSGNLGEIRRLRDEGAGVVLDVSSHDFVPIVQPHFRKWIPLYGKTFMYWFGARPTICLADVSMVRQVLSDRTGMYPKNVSNPYFARLLGKGLVLTDGDEWKRHRKVVHPAFNMDKLKMMTVTMSDCAQSMISEWESELGTKGDIVEIELSRRFEELTADVISHTAFGSSYKEGKQVFLAQRELQFLAFSTFLSIQIPGSSYLPTKKNLKTWSVDKKVRSMLTDIIKSRLNNKDVAGYGNDLLGLMLEACAPEHGESQPQLSMDEIIAECKTFFFAGHDTTSHLLTWTMFLLSTHPEWQEKLREEVATECDGKVPTGDMLNKLKLVNMFLLETLRLYGPVAFIQRRVNAELELGGITVPEGTVLSIPIATIHRDKEVWGEDADIFKPERFKNGVSKAGKYPNALLSFSSGPRACIGQNFAMIEAKAVIAMILQRFSFTLSPKYVHVPTDVITLRPKYGLPMILKSLKV